In Saccharolobus solfataricus, a genomic segment contains:
- a CDS encoding ATP-binding cassette domain-containing protein, with the protein MEAGKSAEDVFNISRLYLYINDKAILKDITIKIPNNSIFGIMGPSGSGKSTLLKVLNRLIEIYDSKIKVDGKVLYFGKDIFQIDAIKLRKEVGMVFQQPNPFPHLSIYDNIAYPLKSHGIKEKREIKKIVEECLRKVGLWKEVYDRLNSPASQLSGGQQQRLTIARALALKPKVLLMDEPTSMIDIVNSQAIEKLITELKNEIAIVIVSHNPQQVARVADYVAFLYNGELVEWGSSNEIFTSPKNELTEKYVIGRIS; encoded by the coding sequence ATGGAAGCTGGAAAAAGCGCAGAGGACGTATTTAACATATCTAGACTATATTTATATATAAACGATAAAGCTATACTGAAAGATATCACTATTAAAATACCTAATAATTCAATATTTGGTATAATGGGGCCTTCAGGTTCTGGAAAGTCAACATTATTAAAAGTTTTGAATAGATTAATAGAGATCTATGATAGTAAAATAAAGGTTGATGGAAAGGTTCTATATTTTGGCAAAGATATCTTTCAAATAGATGCTATAAAACTTAGAAAAGAAGTAGGAATGGTATTTCAACAGCCTAATCCATTTCCACATCTTAGCATTTATGATAACATAGCATATCCGCTAAAGTCACACGGGATCAAAGAGAAAAGGGAAATAAAGAAAATAGTGGAGGAGTGCTTAAGAAAGGTAGGGCTATGGAAAGAAGTATATGATAGGCTAAATAGTCCAGCTTCTCAACTCTCAGGTGGACAACAACAAAGATTAACAATAGCCAGAGCACTTGCGCTTAAGCCAAAAGTACTTTTAATGGACGAGCCTACATCTATGATTGATATAGTTAATTCTCAAGCTATCGAGAAATTAATAACGGAGCTAAAAAATGAAATAGCTATAGTTATTGTGTCACATAATCCTCAGCAAGTCGCAAGAGTTGCTGATTATGTAGCCTTCTTATACAATGGAGAATTAGTAGAATGGGGATCTTCTAATGAAATATTTACCTCGCCAAAAAACGAGTTAACTGAAAAATACGTTATAGGTAGGATAAGTTAG
- a CDS encoding FecCD family ABC transporter permease — protein MVRLSGIFLIIGFIISFLLGLLYGDVTIPISEIFHPSGVYAYILLNIRLPTLTVAILIGAILSTSGAVLQMLLRNPLVDPYISGTASGGAFGAVLTYLLLMLNLPFSWIIYFQPLVAFFTATLATLITIMIGKKSGYLGLVIGGVLVSFIFSSLVTVILSVMSAKYPQIPPLTFWLLGDISVVGWFNAIILSLFAILLLYFSLSNSRLIDLLSISDEISYSQGVNPNKQRVFWLLFISLVVAYCVSIAGIIGFLGIIVPHIIRRLIGGNTSQLVMYSSLLGSTILILSNILSHGIFGYFIPLTALLSIMGAPIMIFALVRKDVNVEEY, from the coding sequence ATGGTTCGTTTAAGTGGTATTTTTTTAATTATAGGATTTATTATTTCGTTTTTGCTTGGGTTACTCTACGGTGATGTTACTATACCGATTAGCGAGATTTTCCATCCTAGCGGAGTTTACGCTTATATATTGCTTAACATAAGATTACCTACCTTAACTGTGGCAATTCTCATAGGTGCAATCTTATCCACATCTGGGGCAGTTCTTCAGATGTTATTGAGAAATCCACTCGTAGATCCCTATATAAGTGGGACAGCATCTGGTGGGGCTTTTGGGGCAGTTCTTACGTATTTACTGCTGATGCTTAATTTGCCCTTTTCATGGATAATATACTTCCAACCTTTGGTAGCATTCTTCACTGCAACGCTAGCAACCTTGATAACCATAATGATTGGAAAGAAATCAGGATATCTTGGTCTTGTGATTGGTGGTGTTTTAGTCTCGTTCATTTTCTCATCTCTGGTAACGGTCATATTATCAGTAATGAGCGCTAAATATCCTCAAATACCCCCACTTACCTTTTGGCTCTTGGGAGATATTAGCGTAGTTGGCTGGTTTAATGCCATAATATTATCATTATTTGCCATTCTCTTACTTTACTTTAGCCTATCAAATTCTAGATTGATAGACTTACTATCAATAAGTGATGAGATTAGTTATTCTCAAGGGGTAAATCCTAATAAGCAGAGAGTCTTCTGGCTATTATTCATAAGTCTTGTAGTAGCTTACTGTGTTTCAATAGCCGGTATTATAGGATTTTTAGGCATAATAGTTCCACATATTATTAGGAGATTAATTGGAGGAAACACAAGCCAGCTAGTGATGTATTCCTCACTATTAGGTTCAACAATCTTAATTCTAAGTAACATTTTATCTCATGGTATATTTGGTTATTTTATTCCTCTAACTGCGCTTCTTTCAATCATGGGAGCTCCAATAATGATATTCGCGTTGGTGAGAAAAGATGTTAACGTTGAGGAATATTAG
- a CDS encoding ABC transporter ATP-binding protein, giving the protein MLTLRNISVRLGGKLILSSISFSAVKGINVILGPNGSGKTTLLRAIIGMIKYDGEIRVDGEISYVPAEFFSPSMKVLDVLKAGRKRANYESYIKELNVEKFLERDFSTLSSGERKLILVTKALAEGDNVIMDEPLSNLDVKNKFFVMNILKKFNHKTFLITSHELETLRYADKAIVINKGKLEYDGGVSDLSDDLLSNVYGIKFKKIQVDGKTFFNVTG; this is encoded by the coding sequence ATGTTAACGTTGAGGAATATTAGTGTAAGATTAGGAGGCAAATTAATTTTGTCAAGCATTTCTTTTAGTGCAGTAAAAGGTATTAATGTGATTTTAGGACCAAATGGAAGTGGTAAGACTACGCTACTAAGAGCGATAATTGGGATGATAAAGTATGATGGTGAAATAAGAGTCGATGGTGAAATATCATACGTTCCAGCTGAGTTTTTCTCTCCTAGTATGAAAGTTCTAGATGTATTAAAAGCAGGTAGAAAAAGGGCTAATTATGAATCATATATAAAGGAGTTAAATGTGGAGAAGTTTCTTGAGAGAGATTTCTCCACCTTAAGCTCTGGTGAAAGAAAACTAATCTTAGTAACAAAGGCTCTAGCTGAGGGAGACAATGTAATAATGGATGAACCTCTTTCAAATCTTGACGTTAAAAATAAATTCTTTGTGATGAATATTTTAAAGAAGTTTAACCATAAGACCTTTCTGATTACTTCTCATGAGCTAGAAACTTTAAGGTATGCTGATAAAGCTATCGTGATCAATAAAGGAAAATTGGAATATGATGGAGGAGTTAGCGATCTTTCTGACGATCTACTTTCCAACGTATATGGTATAAAGTTCAAAAAAATACAAGTTGACGGTAAAACATTCTTTAATGTTACGGGATAA